In one Penaeus monodon isolate SGIC_2016 chromosome 20, NSTDA_Pmon_1, whole genome shotgun sequence genomic region, the following are encoded:
- the LOC119585840 gene encoding transcription factor HES-2-like (The sequence of the model RefSeq protein was modified relative to this genomic sequence to represent the inferred CDS: added 70 bases not found in genome assembly): MPSSTNEKSSMEVKAAAAERRRTNKPIMEKKRRQRINDCLNQLKNLVLEGLKKDPSRYNKLEKADILEMTVRHVQTLHRQESSLQRHSPVDSATKFRAGFAHCAAEVGKFLERDTTLTTSQRSRILLHLADSMATIRGNGAHVPEGSSPPSSPPSSEPTHAPAASQDPLVVRGVSLVPAHLLTGQMAFVLPHGVTGMLPASASSEMHHQVPPSPPHSAASPSLSLASSPPASPCRSPSPQPLDLAPIRQPDDDSCWRPW, translated from the exons ATGCCTTCCAGCACAAACGAGAAGAGCAGCATGGAGGTGAAGGCTGCAGCTGCTGAACGGAGAAGGACCAACAAACCCATTATGGAGAAAAAGCGGCGTCAAAGGATTAATGATTGTCTTAACCAGCTGAAAAATCTCGTCCTCGAGGGGCTTAAGAAAGAC CCGTCAAGATACAACAAACTGGAGAAAGCAGACATTCTGGAGATGACCGTCCGTCACGTGCAGACGCTCCACCGCCAGGAGTCCTCCCTGCAGCGCCACTCCCCCGTCGACTCCGCCACCAAATTCCGCGCAGGATTCGCGCACTGTGCCGCTGAGGTCGGGAAGTTCCTGGAGAGGGACACCACGCTGACGACCTCCCAGCGCTCGAGAATCCTGCTCCACCTGGCCGACTCCATGGCCACCATCCGAGGCAACGGCGCCCACGTACCCGAGGGGTCCTCGCCGCCCTCGAGCCCGCCCTCGTCCGAGCCCACTCACGCCCCAGCAGCATCCCAAGATCCTCTGGTGGTCAGAGGTGTTTCTCTCGTACCTGCTCACCTCCTCACAGGACAGATGGCCTTCGTGTTGCCTCACGGCGTCACGGGGATGCtgcccgcctccgcctcctcagAGATGCACCACCAGGTCCCTCCTTCGCCGCCCCACAGTGCTG GGACCTGGCTCCCATTCGCCAACCTGACGACGACTCCTGCTGGCGCCCTTGGTAG